The DNA window TTTGCTACAATCACTTCTGGAACAGTGCTCATTCCTACTGCATCGCCACCAATTGCTCTTACCATTCCGTATTCTGCAGGCGTTTCGAAAGTTGGACCTTGAAGTGCAAGGTAACAACCTTTGTGAACTTTAATTTCTAAATTTTTAGCCGTTTCTTCTGCTACTCCAATCATTTTTCGGTTGTAAGGTTCACTCATATCTACGAACCTTGGTCCTAATTCATCAATGTTTTTACCACGAAGCGGATGTTCTGGCATCATATTGATATGGTCTTCGATAATCATAATATCTGCAACTCTGAAATTAGGATTTACTCCTCCAGAAGCATTAGAAACGATTAAATTCTGAATTCCCAACAGTTTAAAAACTCTGAAAGGAAAAGTTACTGTTTCCATAGAATGACCTTCATAGTAATGAAATCTACCACTCATCATCAATACTTTTTTGCCTTCTAAAATCCCGTAAATGAGTTTTCCACCGTGTCCTACCACTGTAGTTTGCGGAAAATTAGGAATCTCATGATATTCTAAAGTGTGAATAGCCTCTACTTCTTCTTGTAATTTGCCTAAACCAGAACCCAAAACGATGGCGAAATCAGGAGTTTCTTGAATGATATTTTGGATGAATTCGGCGGTTTGTTTAATTTTTTCTAACATAATCTTGAATGATTTGATTAAATTCTTCTGCGCGGTCTATTTCTACATTAATCGGCCAATAATATAATTTTTCTCTTAAATAATCGAAGCCTTTTAAGCGAACATAATCTTTTTCTGTGGTTAAAATCAATTTATATTCTCCAAGTTTTTCGTATTCTTTTTTGATGAGAGAAATATCTTCTGTTGTGAAACTGTGATGGTCCTTGAATCGCAAGTGTTTTACATTTGAACTGTATCTTTTTACTTCTTCCACAAAGGTTTTTGGGTTGGCAATTCCTGTAATCAGGAGAATGTCATAATAACTCATGTTGTTATCTGGAAGTTTCAATTTTGGGTCAAAACAGAAAATTTCTTCATCATAATTGATGGTTGAGAAGAACACTTTTTGGTAATATCTAGGTTTAATTCTAGAAATATAGAATTGTTTTTTTTCTTCGGTAATATTTTCTGGACACTTGGTTACTACAATGATGTCAGCACGTTTTGCTCCACGTCTTGATTCTCTAAGATTTCCAGCAGGTAAAACAAAATCTTTAAAATAAGGGTCATTATAATCGGTCAAAAGAATATTAAAACCGGGTTTTATTCTGCGGTGTTGGTAGCTGTCATCTAATAGAAGTACATCTAAATCCATGTCTTCGATGATTTTTTTTGCTCCAAAAACACGGTCTTCACAAACGCCGATGACAAATCTGTTTTTAAATCTTTCGAAGAGTTGCATGGCTTCATCACCCACCATTTTAAAATTACTGTCGTAATTTACAATACCATAACCTTTGGTTTTTCTTCCGTAACCACGAGAAAGAACGCCTGTTCTAAAATTTTTAGCAAGATAATCAGCCAAATACATTACCATAGGCGATTTTCCACTGCCACCTACAGATAAATTTCCTACGCCAATCATAGGAGTTTTAAATTTCGTAGAAGAAAAAATTCCCCAATCGTACATTCTGTTTCTGAGGGCAGTAACAAAATGATAAACCAAGGAAAAAGGGTAGAGATACCATCTTTTCATGCAATAAATTTTCTTTCTGACGACTGAAATTCGTCATTTAATAAAGGGGCAAATTTACAAAATTTTTAAGGATTTTTTTGGGACTATTTCATCTACTTATTAACAATAAGAAGTCTTAGCGGTTTTAAGTTTTAAGAAAAAATTAACTTTCAGCATCTTTTCTTATCTTTGTGCTTACATATACACATTATGATTTTATCAATGACAGGCTTCGGAAGAGCCGAAGGTATTTTTGAAGGAAAAAAAATTAGCATCGAACTCAAATCGCTTAACAGTAAATCATTTGACTTGAATCTAAGAATTCCGCTTCGCTATAAAGAGAAAGAATTCGAAGTAAGAAAATTGTTAAATGACACCATTCTCAGAGGAAAAGTAGACTGCTATATCAATTGCGAAACCATCGATGACTGCAATGATGTAAAAATCAATCAAGATATTGTAAAAGCATATATGAATCAGCTTCGTGAGATTTCTCCCAATGCAGAAGAGTTTGAATATCTGAAAATGGCCATCAGAATGCCTGAAGCAATTAACGGAAAGCCTGCAGAATTAAATGAAGAAGAGTGGAAATCTTTGGAAAATTTGGTTAAAGAAGCTTTAGCAAAATTTGTAGATTTCAGAAAGACAGAAGGCGCAATTTTACACGAAGAACTGGCAAAAAATCTTAAAAATATTGAAGAAAATCTTCTCAAAGTCATTCCTTACGAAGACGACAGAATGGTAGCGGTAAAAGAACGTTATCAGAATACTTTGAAAGAATTTGAGAATGTAGACGAAACCAGATTCTATCAAGAACTGGCTTATTATACCGAAAAATTAGACATTTCCGAAGAAAAAGTACGTTTAACACAGCACTTGAAATATTACTTAGAAGTGATGCAAAACGAAACTTTCAACGGGAAAAAATTAGGATTTATCTCTCAAGAAATCGGCAGAGAGATCAATACATTAGGTTCTAAAGCCAATCACCACGAAATCCAAAAACTGGTAGTGATGATGAAAGACGATTTAGAAAAAATTAAAGAACAAACGTTAAACGTATTGTAATGATGAGTTATAAGTCTTGAGTTATAAGTTGTTTTTGTAGTCTTTAAATAACTCATCATTCATAATTCATCACTCATAACTATTAAAAATGAACAAAGTAATTATATTTTCAGCACCTTCAGGAAGTGGAAAAACCACTTTGGTAAAATATTGTTTAGGTGTTTTTTCTGAACTTCAATTTTCCATTTCTGCTACAACCAGAGCATTGAGAGGTGAGGAAATTCATGGGAAAGACTATTTTTTTCTTTCGGTAGAAGAATTTAAAAAACTGATTGCAGAAAATGCTTTTGTAGAATACGAAGAAGTTTATCAAGATAAATTCTACGGAACCTTAAAATCTGAAGTGGAAAGAATTTGGCAAGAAGGAAAAGTAGTCATCTTCGATGTAGATGTAAAAGGTGGCGTAAATCTGAAGAAGATTTTCGGAGAAAATGCCCTTTCTATTTTTATTGCACCACCTTCTATAGACGAATTGGAACGAAGATTGATATCTAGAGCTACAGATGATTTAGAAACCATCAAAACCAGAGTGGCAAAAGCCAAAGAAGAAATGACTTATGCTGAAGAATTTGACCAAATTATCATTAATGATGATTTAGAAACCGCTCAGAAAGAAATTGAGCGAATTGTAAGAAATTTTATTGAAGAATAAAACCAACACCAAATACGATTACCAAATGGAACAAGCATTAGATATAGCAAAAAATAACCTTCCTGTAAAAGGATTTTTGGATTTGAAAGATATTCAAATTCCGCAAGGTCAAGATTTAATTGATGCGATTTTAAAGCTCAAAAAAGAAAAAAATGCCGTGATTTTGGCACATTATTATCAGCCAGGAGAAATTCAAGATATTGCAGATTACTTAGGAGATTCCTTACAATTAGCAAGAGCTGCAAAAGATACAGATGCAGATATGATTGCTTTTTGTGGGGTACATTTTATGGCTGAAGCTGCAAAAATCCTTAATCCTACAAAAAAAGTAGTTCTTCCAGATACTTTGGCTGGTTGTTCACTTGCAGATGGTTGCAGTGGAGAAGGTCTTAGAAAAATGCGTGAACAGCATCCTGGAGCTTTGGTGGCAACTTATATTAATTGTAATGCAGAAACCAAGGCAGAATCTGATATT is part of the Cloacibacterium normanense genome and encodes:
- the lpxK gene encoding tetraacyldisaccharide 4'-kinase, which codes for MKRWYLYPFSLVYHFVTALRNRMYDWGIFSSTKFKTPMIGVGNLSVGGSGKSPMVMYLADYLAKNFRTGVLSRGYGRKTKGYGIVNYDSNFKMVGDEAMQLFERFKNRFVIGVCEDRVFGAKKIIEDMDLDVLLLDDSYQHRRIKPGFNILLTDYNDPYFKDFVLPAGNLRESRRGAKRADIIVVTKCPENITEEKKQFYISRIKPRYYQKVFFSTINYDEEIFCFDPKLKLPDNNMSYYDILLITGIANPKTFVEEVKRYSSNVKHLRFKDHHSFTTEDISLIKKEYEKLGEYKLILTTEKDYVRLKGFDYLREKLYYWPINVEIDRAEEFNQIIQDYVRKN
- a CDS encoding purine-nucleoside phosphorylase; protein product: MLEKIKQTAEFIQNIIQETPDFAIVLGSGLGKLQEEVEAIHTLEYHEIPNFPQTTVVGHGGKLIYGILEGKKVLMMSGRFHYYEGHSMETVTFPFRVFKLLGIQNLIVSNASGGVNPNFRVADIMIIEDHINMMPEHPLRGKNIDELGPRFVDMSEPYNRKMIGVAEETAKNLEIKVHKGCYLALQGPTFETPAEYGMVRAIGGDAVGMSTVPEVIVAKHMGMDCFGISIITDVGGPEIAFTVSHEEVLQAANKAMPNVIKIVKGLVKNYQ
- a CDS encoding YicC/YloC family endoribonuclease, with the protein product MILSMTGFGRAEGIFEGKKISIELKSLNSKSFDLNLRIPLRYKEKEFEVRKLLNDTILRGKVDCYINCETIDDCNDVKINQDIVKAYMNQLREISPNAEEFEYLKMAIRMPEAINGKPAELNEEEWKSLENLVKEALAKFVDFRKTEGAILHEELAKNLKNIEENLLKVIPYEDDRMVAVKERYQNTLKEFENVDETRFYQELAYYTEKLDISEEKVRLTQHLKYYLEVMQNETFNGKKLGFISQEIGREINTLGSKANHHEIQKLVVMMKDDLEKIKEQTLNVL
- the gmk gene encoding guanylate kinase, with translation MNKVIIFSAPSGSGKTTLVKYCLGVFSELQFSISATTRALRGEEIHGKDYFFLSVEEFKKLIAENAFVEYEEVYQDKFYGTLKSEVERIWQEGKVVIFDVDVKGGVNLKKIFGENALSIFIAPPSIDELERRLISRATDDLETIKTRVAKAKEEMTYAEEFDQIIINDDLETAQKEIERIVRNFIEE